The Paraburkholderia sp. SOS3 genome includes a region encoding these proteins:
- the eno gene encoding phosphopyruvate hydratase, with product MSAIVDIIGREILDSRGNPTVECDVLLESGTMGRAAVPSGASTGSREAIELRDGETGRYSGKGVLKAVEHINTEISEAIMGLDASEQAFLDKTLLELDGTDNKSRLGANALLAVSMAVAKAAAEEAGLPLYRYFGGSGAMQLPVPMMNIVNGGAHANNSLDIQEFMIVPVSQPTFREALRCGAEVFHALKKILSDRGMSTAVGDEGGFAPNFGSNDECLSTILQAIEKAGYRAGEDVLLALDCAASEFYHDGKYQLAGEGLQLSSAEFTDYLATLADKFPIVSIEDGMHESDWEGWKLLTDKLGKKIQLVGDDLFVTNTRILKEGIEKGIANSILIKINQIGTLTETFAAIEMAKRAGYTAVISHRSGETEDSTIADIAVGLNAGQIKTGSLSRSDRISKYNQLLRIEEDLGDIASYPGKSAFYNLR from the coding sequence ATGAGTGCTATCGTAGATATCATCGGTCGCGAGATTCTCGATTCGCGAGGCAACCCCACCGTCGAGTGCGACGTGCTGCTGGAGTCGGGCACGATGGGCCGTGCGGCGGTGCCGTCGGGCGCATCGACCGGTTCGCGCGAAGCGATCGAACTGCGCGACGGCGAAACGGGCCGCTACAGCGGCAAGGGCGTGCTGAAGGCGGTCGAGCACATCAATACCGAGATCTCCGAGGCGATCATGGGCCTCGACGCGTCGGAGCAGGCGTTCCTCGACAAGACGCTGCTCGAACTCGACGGCACCGACAACAAGTCGCGTCTGGGCGCCAACGCGTTGCTGGCGGTTTCGATGGCGGTCGCGAAGGCAGCAGCCGAAGAAGCCGGCCTGCCACTCTATCGCTACTTCGGCGGTTCGGGCGCCATGCAACTGCCGGTGCCGATGATGAACATCGTCAACGGCGGCGCGCACGCGAACAACAGCCTCGACATCCAGGAATTCATGATCGTGCCGGTCAGCCAGCCGACGTTCCGCGAAGCGCTGCGTTGCGGCGCCGAGGTGTTCCACGCGCTGAAGAAAATCCTGTCCGATCGCGGCATGAGCACGGCCGTCGGCGACGAAGGCGGCTTCGCACCGAACTTCGGCAGCAACGACGAGTGCCTGTCGACGATCCTGCAGGCCATCGAAAAGGCCGGCTACCGCGCCGGCGAAGACGTGCTGCTCGCGCTCGACTGCGCGGCGAGCGAGTTCTACCACGACGGTAAATACCAGCTGGCGGGCGAAGGCCTGCAACTGTCGTCGGCGGAATTCACCGACTACCTGGCGACGCTCGCCGACAAATTCCCGATCGTGTCGATCGAAGACGGCATGCACGAAAGCGACTGGGAAGGCTGGAAGCTCCTGACCGACAAGCTCGGCAAGAAAATCCAGCTCGTCGGCGACGACCTGTTCGTGACGAACACGCGCATCCTGAAGGAAGGCATCGAGAAGGGCATCGCGAATTCGATTCTGATCAAGATCAACCAGATCGGCACGCTGACCGAAACCTTTGCGGCGATCGAGATGGCCAAGCGCGCCGGCTATACGGCGGTAATCTCGCACCGTTCGGGCGAAACCGAAGATTCGACGATCGCCGATATCGCGGTCGGTTTGAACGCCGGACAGATCAAGACCGGCTCGCTGTCGCGCAGCGACCGCATCTCGAAGTACAACCAGCTGCTGCGTATCGAGGAAGACCTCGGCGATATCGCGAGCTACCCGGGCAAATCGGCGTTCTACAACCTGCGTTGA
- the ftsB gene encoding cell division protein FtsB, whose translation MRLVTVALVVLLVLIQFPLWWGHGGWLRVHELREELDQQLKKNADEKVRNERIEGEVQDLQNGTAAVEERARYEMGMVKDSEVFVQFVSPNAPLPASNSPAAATSTRGQMSAAPLRVVPNPESRAKPDRKHGAKKRANEDAKKKAG comes from the coding sequence ATGCGCCTTGTCACTGTCGCTCTGGTTGTCCTGCTGGTGCTGATTCAGTTTCCGCTGTGGTGGGGGCACGGGGGCTGGCTCCGTGTTCACGAACTGCGCGAGGAGCTGGACCAGCAGTTGAAGAAAAACGCCGACGAAAAGGTTCGCAACGAGCGCATCGAAGGCGAAGTGCAGGACTTGCAGAACGGCACCGCCGCAGTCGAGGAGCGCGCCCGTTACGAGATGGGCATGGTCAAGGACAGCGAGGTGTTCGTGCAGTTCGTGTCGCCGAACGCGCCGCTGCCCGCATCGAATTCGCCCGCGGCCGCGACGTCGACGCGCGGACAGATGTCGGCCGCGCCGCTACGCGTCGTGCCGAATCCGGAGTCGCGGGCCAAGCCCGACAGGAAACACGGCGCGAAGAAGCGCGCCAACGAAGACGCGAAGAAGAAGGCAGGCTAG
- the kdsA gene encoding 3-deoxy-8-phosphooctulonate synthase, giving the protein MKLADFEIGLNQPFFLIAGTCVVESEQMTIDTAGKLKEICAKLKVPFIYKSSYDKANRSSGKSFRGLGMDEGLRILSEVKRQLGVPVLTDVHGIEEIEQVAAAVDVLQTPAFLCRQTDFIHACARSGKPVNIKKGQFLAPHDMKNVIDKARDAAREAGLSEDRFMACERGVSFGYNNLVSDMRSLAIMRETGAPVVFDATHSVQLPGGQGTSSGGQREFVPVLARAAVATGVAGLFMETHPNPAQAKSDGPNAVPLHRMADLLETLITLDQAVKRTPFLEHDFN; this is encoded by the coding sequence ATGAAGCTCGCCGACTTCGAGATCGGGCTCAATCAACCGTTCTTTCTGATTGCGGGCACCTGCGTTGTCGAATCCGAACAGATGACAATCGACACCGCGGGCAAGCTCAAGGAAATCTGCGCGAAGCTCAAGGTTCCGTTCATCTACAAGTCTTCGTACGACAAGGCGAATCGCAGCAGCGGCAAGTCGTTTCGCGGTCTCGGTATGGACGAAGGCCTGCGTATCCTGTCCGAAGTGAAGCGCCAGCTCGGCGTGCCGGTGCTGACGGATGTGCACGGCATCGAAGAAATCGAACAGGTCGCGGCCGCAGTCGACGTGTTGCAAACGCCGGCGTTTCTGTGCCGGCAAACCGATTTCATCCATGCCTGCGCGCGTTCGGGCAAGCCCGTCAACATCAAGAAGGGGCAGTTCCTCGCGCCGCACGACATGAAGAACGTCATCGACAAGGCGCGCGACGCGGCTCGCGAAGCGGGGCTTTCGGAAGACCGCTTCATGGCGTGCGAGCGCGGCGTGTCGTTTGGCTATAACAACCTCGTATCTGACATGCGCTCGCTCGCGATCATGCGCGAGACCGGCGCGCCGGTCGTGTTCGATGCGACGCACTCGGTGCAATTGCCGGGCGGTCAGGGCACGAGCTCGGGCGGCCAGCGCGAATTCGTGCCGGTGCTCGCGCGTGCGGCCGTCGCGACGGGCGTCGCGGGGCTCTTTATGGAAACGCATCCGAATCCCGCCCAAGCGAAGTCCGATGGACCCAACGCGGTGCCGCTTCACCGCATGGCCGATCTGCTCGAGACGTTGATCACGCTCGACCAGGCCGTGAAGCGCACGCCGTTCCTCGAACACGATTTCAACTGA
- a CDS encoding ComEC/Rec2 family competence protein — translation MRAVWCGFALGVVWLQQQAALPERFGAALLALAACGALGVAIWGLRRRGSACMTCRRAAWCAIWLAAFCVGFGYAAWRAHARLAYALPVEWEGRDVEVRGYIEGLPTLLADSAGSRARNAGGKNGRNVEDAREDAGARDKDGGKDGRKDGGKAGDEAANSAGKGAADGAGRRAGNIGDTGLRFIFNVEATDTPVPHFPRRLQLSWIAQDAPLPQGLGPGARWRLFVRLKRAHGNANFGVRDAEATLFARNIRATGYVTHPASAQRLPGDARGIGMTVDRWRAALRARIDGVLADAPHRGIVVALAIGAQDAVSAADWQLMRATGTSHLVAISGLHIGFVAGLAAWLAGAIWRRSGFVGARIGIDWPLVLPAQKVAAPCGALFAAFHAALAGFNVPAQRALWMLAVVALAFVSGRAVAPSVVLAWALGLVLLIDPWAVLAAGFWLSFCAVAAILFAMSGRAAVRADDNGRPRYGSLDDEDGLNAGAPHEDRRLGDAHERLTRRAFRTRLLSLATALRLRARTLTHAFVERMRSGAYVQFAVTVALAPLTAYWFAQIPLIGPLANAFAIPWVSVLVTPLVLAGVALPAPLDAFAFSVAHRLLGVLTAGLHLVSGHAWALWRLPQPDAWALAAAAAGVIWCLAPRGWPMRWAAPIAWLPLLMPPPSAPPHGTFRLTALDIGQGSAIVVETAHHALLFDAGPGPESTHAGERVVVPYLQAAGVQTLDTLVISHADSDHSGGAAAVLDGVAVRQLLAALPPDHMLWHSARAAGAGTVPCAAGQRWQWDGVEFAMLWPDAGPLRGKPNAHCCVLRVSASASTDYDAAERAVDDAARAHANLGAGIDAHADARPRATALLTADIEAAVERTLLARDRDALRAQVLLAPHHGSKTSSTEPFLDAIDPLIAIFQVGYRNRFHHPHPGVFARYVARHIELPRSDEDGAVRIEASADALGKDRLVLTLERYRKTHRRYWMD, via the coding sequence ATGCGGGCGGTGTGGTGCGGATTTGCATTGGGTGTCGTGTGGTTGCAGCAGCAGGCAGCGTTGCCGGAAAGATTCGGCGCGGCGCTGCTGGCGCTAGCGGCATGCGGTGCGCTTGGCGTCGCGATCTGGGGGCTGCGTCGCCGCGGCAGTGCGTGCATGACGTGTCGGCGCGCGGCATGGTGCGCGATATGGCTCGCGGCGTTTTGCGTTGGCTTCGGGTACGCGGCGTGGCGCGCGCACGCGCGGCTCGCGTATGCGCTGCCCGTCGAATGGGAAGGCCGCGACGTCGAAGTGCGCGGATATATCGAAGGGCTGCCGACGTTGCTGGCCGACAGCGCGGGTAGTCGCGCACGCAATGCCGGCGGCAAGAACGGCCGCAACGTCGAGGACGCGCGCGAAGACGCCGGTGCGCGCGATAAGGACGGCGGCAAGGACGGCCGCAAGGACGGCGGCAAGGCCGGCGACGAAGCGGCTAACAGCGCTGGCAAGGGCGCTGCCGATGGCGCCGGCCGCCGCGCCGGCAACATCGGCGACACGGGCTTGCGTTTCATCTTCAACGTCGAGGCGACCGATACGCCGGTTCCACACTTTCCGCGCAGGTTGCAGTTGTCGTGGATCGCGCAGGACGCGCCATTGCCGCAAGGCCTCGGGCCTGGCGCGCGCTGGCGTCTGTTCGTGCGCCTCAAGCGTGCGCATGGCAACGCGAACTTCGGCGTGCGCGATGCGGAAGCGACACTGTTCGCCCGCAACATCCGCGCAACCGGCTATGTGACGCATCCTGCCTCCGCGCAGCGCCTGCCGGGCGACGCGCGCGGTATCGGCATGACCGTGGACCGCTGGCGCGCCGCGCTGCGCGCGCGGATCGACGGCGTGCTTGCGGATGCGCCGCATCGGGGTATCGTCGTCGCGCTCGCGATCGGCGCGCAGGATGCGGTCAGCGCCGCGGACTGGCAACTGATGCGTGCGACCGGCACGAGTCACCTCGTCGCGATATCGGGGTTGCACATCGGCTTCGTCGCGGGGCTTGCCGCGTGGCTCGCGGGTGCGATCTGGCGGCGCTCGGGGTTTGTCGGCGCGCGTATCGGCATCGACTGGCCGCTCGTGCTGCCCGCGCAGAAGGTCGCGGCGCCGTGCGGCGCGTTGTTTGCCGCGTTTCACGCGGCGCTTGCCGGGTTCAATGTGCCGGCGCAGCGCGCGCTCTGGATGCTCGCGGTCGTCGCGCTTGCATTCGTCAGCGGCCGTGCGGTCGCGCCATCGGTCGTGCTCGCGTGGGCGCTCGGGCTCGTCCTGCTGATCGACCCGTGGGCTGTGCTCGCGGCCGGCTTCTGGCTATCGTTCTGCGCGGTGGCGGCGATCCTGTTTGCGATGTCGGGTCGCGCCGCAGTGCGCGCCGACGACAATGGACGGCCCAGGTACGGGAGCCTTGACGACGAAGACGGGCTCAACGCGGGCGCACCGCACGAGGATCGACGCCTTGGCGATGCGCATGAACGGCTCACCCGCAGAGCGTTCCGCACGCGCTTGCTCAGCCTCGCGACCGCATTGCGTTTGAGGGCACGCACGCTAACGCATGCTTTCGTCGAGCGCATGCGAAGCGGCGCATACGTGCAGTTCGCAGTCACGGTCGCGCTCGCTCCGCTCACCGCATACTGGTTCGCGCAAATTCCGCTGATCGGCCCGCTTGCAAACGCCTTTGCGATTCCGTGGGTCAGCGTGCTGGTTACGCCGCTCGTGCTGGCGGGGGTCGCGTTGCCGGCACCGCTCGACGCATTCGCGTTCAGCGTCGCGCACCGGCTACTCGGCGTGTTGACCGCGGGCCTGCATCTCGTATCGGGGCACGCGTGGGCGCTCTGGCGGCTGCCGCAGCCGGATGCGTGGGCGCTCGCGGCGGCGGCGGCCGGTGTCATCTGGTGTCTTGCGCCGCGCGGCTGGCCGATGCGCTGGGCCGCGCCGATCGCATGGCTGCCGTTGCTGATGCCGCCGCCTTCGGCGCCGCCGCACGGCACGTTCCGCTTGACCGCACTCGATATCGGTCAGGGCTCGGCGATCGTCGTCGAGACCGCCCATCACGCCTTGCTGTTCGACGCGGGGCCGGGGCCCGAGTCGACGCATGCGGGCGAACGCGTCGTCGTGCCGTATTTGCAGGCTGCTGGCGTACAGACGCTCGATACCCTCGTGATCAGCCACGCCGACTCCGATCATTCGGGCGGAGCGGCGGCCGTGCTCGACGGCGTCGCGGTGCGCCAGTTGCTGGCCGCGCTGCCGCCCGACCACATGCTTTGGCACAGCGCTCGTGCCGCGGGTGCGGGCACCGTGCCGTGCGCGGCAGGGCAGCGGTGGCAATGGGACGGCGTGGAGTTCGCGATGCTATGGCCGGACGCGGGTCCGCTGCGCGGCAAACCGAATGCGCATTGCTGCGTGTTGCGCGTGAGTGCGAGCGCAAGCACAGATTACGATGCGGCAGAGCGTGCTGTCGATGACGCCGCGCGCGCTCACGCCAACCTCGGCGCTGGCATCGACGCTCATGCCGACGCGCGCCCGCGCGCCACCGCGTTGCTCACGGCCGACATCGAAGCGGCCGTCGAACGCACCTTGCTCGCCCGCGATCGCGATGCGCTACGTGCGCAAGTTCTGCTGGCGCCTCACCACGGCAGCAAGACGTCGTCGACCGAGCCTTTCCTCGACGCGATCGATCCGCTTATCGCGATATTTCAGGTAGGCTACCGCAACCGGTTCCATCACCCGCACCCGGGCGTCTTTGCCCGATATGTGGCACGGCATATCGAGTTGCCGCGCAGCGACGAAGATGGGGCGGTGCGCATCGAAGCGAGCGCCGATGCGCTCGGCAAAGATCGACTCGTACTGACACTCGAACGGTATCGGAAGACGCACCGCCGATACTGGATGGACTGA
- a CDS encoding gamma carbonic anhydrase family protein: protein MAIYKLGDAAPTVHESVFVADTATLIGKVTVEENASIWFGASLRADNEPIVVGTGSNVQENAVLHTDPGYPLTIEANVTVGHQAMLHGCTIREGALIGIQAIVLNGAVIGRNCLVGAGAVVTEGKQFPDNSLILGAPAKVVRELTEADIANMRRAAESYITRREFYKEQLVRIG from the coding sequence GTGGCAATCTACAAGCTTGGCGATGCAGCCCCCACCGTTCATGAAAGCGTGTTCGTCGCGGACACCGCGACGCTGATCGGCAAAGTCACCGTCGAAGAGAATGCGAGCATCTGGTTCGGCGCATCGCTGCGCGCGGACAACGAGCCGATCGTCGTCGGTACCGGCAGCAACGTTCAGGAGAACGCGGTACTGCATACGGACCCGGGCTACCCGCTGACGATCGAAGCGAACGTGACGGTCGGCCATCAGGCGATGCTGCACGGCTGCACGATCCGCGAAGGCGCATTGATCGGCATTCAGGCCATTGTCTTGAATGGAGCGGTGATCGGCCGCAACTGTCTGGTCGGCGCGGGCGCGGTGGTGACCGAGGGCAAGCAGTTTCCGGACAACTCGCTGATTCTCGGCGCGCCGGCGAAAGTCGTGCGCGAACTGACCGAGGCCGATATCGCCAATATGCGGCGCGCCGCAGAGAGCTACATCACGCGCCGCGAATTCTACAAGGAGCAGCTCGTGCGGATCGGGTGA
- a CDS encoding alpha/beta fold hydrolase has protein sequence MKQVIHFSHANGFPAPIYRTLFAELGDAYELRYIERIGHDPRYPVTRDWPHLVEQLLDDVARTYEQPVWLVGHSLGGYLSLMAALKKPQWVRGVVMLDSPVIAGWRSGMLRVSQWTGLDERLSPAAATRTRRTHWAGRDEAWRHFHAKAAFARWDERVLSDYVDFGIPQTAADGTRTLAFDRRTEYLIYRTLPHTLGSRLAHGAPVPVGLIAGTHSKEIRQVGLAATRRATRGHLEWIDGSHLFPMEKPIETARAVERMLHELEAGEWNASA, from the coding sequence TTGAAACAGGTCATCCACTTTTCGCACGCGAACGGTTTTCCCGCACCGATCTACCGCACGCTGTTCGCCGAACTCGGCGACGCATACGAACTGCGTTATATCGAACGCATCGGCCACGATCCGCGCTATCCGGTCACGCGCGACTGGCCGCATCTCGTCGAACAGCTGCTCGACGACGTGGCGCGCACGTACGAACAGCCGGTCTGGCTCGTTGGGCATTCGCTGGGCGGGTATCTGTCGCTGATGGCCGCACTGAAAAAGCCGCAGTGGGTGCGCGGCGTCGTGATGCTCGATTCGCCGGTCATCGCCGGCTGGCGCAGCGGCATGCTGCGCGTATCGCAGTGGACGGGACTCGACGAGCGCCTGTCGCCCGCGGCCGCGACGCGCACGCGCCGCACGCATTGGGCGGGCCGCGACGAGGCGTGGCGGCACTTCCATGCGAAGGCAGCCTTCGCGCGCTGGGACGAGCGCGTGCTGTCCGACTACGTCGACTTCGGCATCCCGCAGACGGCGGCCGACGGCACGCGCACGCTCGCGTTCGACCGCCGCACCGAGTACCTGATTTACCGGACGCTGCCGCACACGCTCGGCTCGCGCCTTGCGCACGGCGCGCCGGTGCCGGTCGGCCTGATCGCCGGTACGCATTCGAAGGAGATTCGCCAGGTCGGGCTTGCGGCGACGCGGCGGGCAACACGCGGTCATCTCGAATGGATCGACGGCAGTCATCTGTTTCCGATGGAGAAGCCGATCGAAACGGCGCGCGCGGTAGAGCGGATGCTGCATGAACTCGAAGCGGGGGAATGGAACGCGAGCGCGTGA
- the hslO gene encoding Hsp33 family molecular chaperone HslO: MSDQLQKFMFSTAPVRGEIVSLRNTWQEVLTRRDYPAPVRTILGEMMAACALLSANLKFDGTLIMQIYGDGPVKMLVVQCNSNLSLRATAKFSAQFSGDAARHISDESSLPELINASGHGRCVITLDPHNKQPGQQPYQGIVPLSGDDGPFETIAQVLEHYMHHSEQLDTRLWLAANSDRAVGMLLQKLPGDGGIVPHPGELDADTWERVCTLGGTLKHDELLSEEPATLFRRLFWQENVHHFEPANTRFECTCSREKVGGMLKMLGREEVESVIEERGHVEIHCEFCNQRYEFDPVDVAQLFVASGLSEGVAPAADQRH, encoded by the coding sequence GTGAGTGACCAGTTGCAAAAATTCATGTTCAGCACGGCGCCCGTTCGCGGCGAAATCGTCTCGCTGCGTAATACGTGGCAGGAAGTGCTGACGCGCCGCGATTACCCGGCACCGGTGCGCACGATACTCGGCGAAATGATGGCCGCGTGCGCGCTGCTGTCGGCCAATCTGAAGTTCGACGGCACGCTGATCATGCAGATCTACGGCGACGGTCCGGTGAAGATGCTCGTCGTGCAGTGCAATTCGAACCTGTCGCTGCGCGCGACGGCGAAATTTTCCGCGCAATTCTCGGGCGACGCGGCGCGGCACATCAGCGACGAGTCGTCGCTGCCCGAACTGATCAACGCAAGCGGCCACGGCCGCTGCGTGATCACGCTCGATCCGCACAACAAACAACCGGGCCAGCAACCGTATCAAGGCATCGTGCCGCTGTCGGGCGACGACGGCCCGTTCGAGACGATCGCGCAGGTGCTCGAGCATTACATGCATCATTCGGAACAGCTCGATACGCGGCTGTGGCTGGCCGCAAACAGCGACCGTGCGGTCGGCATGCTGCTGCAGAAGCTGCCCGGCGACGGCGGCATCGTCCCGCACCCGGGCGAGCTCGACGCCGATACGTGGGAACGCGTCTGCACGCTCGGCGGCACGCTCAAGCACGACGAACTGCTCAGCGAAGAGCCGGCCACGCTGTTCCGGCGCCTCTTCTGGCAGGAGAACGTGCACCATTTCGAGCCGGCGAATACGCGCTTCGAATGCACGTGCTCACGCGAAAAGGTCGGTGGAATGCTGAAGATGCTAGGCCGCGAGGAAGTCGAAAGCGTGATCGAGGAACGCGGTCACGTCGAGATTCACTGCGAGTTCTGCAATCAGCGCTATGAGTTCGACCCGGTCGACGTCGCGCAACTGTTCGTTGCAAGCGGCCTGTCCGAGGGCGTCGCGCCGGCGGCCGATCAGCGGCATTGA
- a CDS encoding CTP synthase: MTKYVFVTGGVVSSLGKGIAAASLAAILESRGLKVTLLKLDPYINVDPGTMSPFQHGEVFVTEDGAETDLDLGHYERFISTKMRKANNFTTGQIYESVIRKERRGDYLGKTVQVIPHITNEIQAFIERGAASATCGEPDVAIVEIGGTVGDIESLPFLEAARQMSLRLGRNSACFVHLTLVPFIATAGELKTKPTQHSVQKLREIGIYPNVLLCRADRRIPDDERAKISMFSNVPEDAVISVWDVDSIYKIPQMLNDQGLDGIICEELKLTAQPADLSMWAQLVDKLEHPKHEVTIGMVGKYVELTESYKSLIEALRHASIHTSAKVNIEYIDSEEIEANGVDSLKHLDAVLVPGGFGRRGTEGKIAAIRYAREAKVPYLGICLGMQLAVIEFARDVVGLKDANSTEFDASTPNRVVALITEWYDREGKVEKRNEESDLGGTMRLGSQRCPIKPGTMAAEIYGKDVNERHRHRYEVNNRFVPQLEAGGLIISARTPSEDLPEMMELPRDMHPWFVGVQFHPEFTSTPRDGHPLFKAFVEAARQHSEAHHQQAGAEEKKEEKV; this comes from the coding sequence ATGACCAAATATGTTTTCGTCACCGGCGGCGTAGTGTCTTCCCTCGGCAAGGGTATTGCCGCCGCTTCCCTCGCCGCGATCCTCGAATCGCGCGGTCTCAAAGTCACCCTCCTCAAACTCGATCCCTACATCAACGTCGACCCAGGCACGATGAGCCCGTTTCAGCACGGCGAAGTGTTCGTGACGGAGGACGGGGCGGAGACGGATCTCGATCTCGGCCACTACGAGCGCTTCATCAGCACGAAGATGCGCAAGGCCAATAACTTCACCACCGGCCAGATCTACGAATCGGTGATCCGCAAGGAACGCCGCGGCGATTATCTCGGCAAGACCGTGCAGGTCATCCCGCACATCACGAACGAAATCCAGGCATTCATCGAACGCGGCGCCGCATCGGCAACCTGCGGTGAGCCCGATGTCGCGATCGTCGAAATCGGCGGCACGGTCGGCGACATCGAATCGCTGCCGTTCCTCGAGGCCGCGCGTCAGATGAGCCTGCGCCTCGGCCGCAACAGCGCGTGCTTCGTGCACCTCACGCTCGTGCCGTTCATCGCCACCGCGGGCGAACTGAAAACCAAGCCCACGCAGCACAGCGTGCAGAAGCTGCGCGAAATCGGTATCTATCCGAACGTGCTGCTGTGCCGCGCGGACCGCCGCATCCCCGACGACGAGCGCGCGAAAATTTCGATGTTCTCGAATGTGCCCGAAGACGCCGTGATTTCGGTGTGGGACGTCGACAGCATCTACAAGATCCCGCAGATGCTCAACGACCAGGGCCTCGACGGCATCATCTGCGAAGAACTGAAGCTCACCGCGCAGCCGGCCGATCTGTCGATGTGGGCGCAGCTCGTCGACAAGCTCGAGCACCCGAAACACGAAGTGACGATCGGCATGGTCGGCAAGTACGTCGAGTTGACCGAGTCGTACAAGTCGCTGATCGAAGCATTGCGTCACGCGTCGATTCACACGTCGGCGAAGGTCAATATCGAATACATCGATTCCGAAGAGATCGAAGCGAACGGCGTCGACAGCCTCAAGCATCTCGACGCCGTGCTCGTGCCGGGCGGCTTCGGCCGGCGCGGCACCGAAGGCAAGATCGCCGCGATCCGTTACGCGCGCGAGGCGAAAGTGCCGTATCTCGGCATCTGCCTCGGCATGCAACTCGCAGTGATCGAATTCGCGCGCGACGTCGTCGGCCTCAAGGACGCGAACAGCACCGAGTTCGATGCGTCGACGCCGAACCGTGTCGTCGCGCTGATCACCGAGTGGTACGACCGCGAAGGCAAGGTCGAGAAGCGCAACGAGGAATCGGATCTCGGCGGCACGATGCGTCTCGGTTCGCAGCGCTGCCCGATCAAGCCCGGCACGATGGCCGCCGAAATTTATGGCAAGGACGTGAACGAGCGGCACCGTCACCGCTACGAAGTCAACAACCGCTTCGTGCCGCAACTCGAAGCGGGCGGCCTCATTATCAGCGCGCGTACGCCGAGCGAAGATCTGCCGGAAATGATGGAGTTGCCGCGCGATATGCATCCGTGGTTCGTCGGCGTGCAGTTCCACCCGGAATTCACGTCCACGCCGCGCGACGGGCATCCGCTTTTCAAGGCGTTCGTCGAAGCGGCGCGGCAGCACAGCGAGGCGCATCACCAGCAAGCCGGCGCGGAAGAGAAGAAAGAGGAAAAGGTATGA
- a CDS encoding ferritin-like domain-containing protein, protein MRAAVPVTTDSTIRIRCARSEALDILRETDPAAKARAARALPGRVADGTAHCDMQRRFEEPTGLPGRPARPELVEPRRLGRRSMQSEEGRAVLLHALAHIEFNAINLALDAVWRFAGMPAAFYVDWLQVASEEAHHFSLLSARLAELGHAYGDYPAHDGLWEMCDRTRGDVLARMALVPRTLEARGLDASPPIRARLQQAGDHASAAILDVILRDEIGHVLIGNRWFRYLCELAQLDAHRTYLRLADEYRAPKLRGPFNFDARRAAGFDEAELAALAGLDVPPAMQPAGSAESAESAESTEPPAGN, encoded by the coding sequence ATGCGTGCTGCCGTTCCCGTTACCACCGACTCGACCATCCGCATCCGCTGCGCGCGGTCTGAAGCACTCGACATCCTGCGTGAAACCGATCCGGCCGCGAAGGCACGGGCCGCGCGGGCACTGCCTGGGCGCGTGGCCGACGGCACCGCGCACTGCGACATGCAGCGCCGGTTCGAGGAGCCGACGGGTCTGCCCGGCCGGCCGGCGCGCCCCGAACTCGTCGAGCCGCGCAGGCTCGGGCGGCGCAGCATGCAGTCGGAAGAGGGGCGCGCGGTGCTGCTGCACGCGCTCGCACATATCGAATTCAACGCGATCAACCTCGCGCTCGACGCAGTCTGGCGTTTTGCGGGCATGCCGGCCGCGTTCTACGTCGACTGGCTGCAAGTCGCATCGGAAGAAGCGCACCACTTTTCGCTGTTGAGCGCGCGTCTGGCGGAATTGGGCCACGCGTACGGCGACTATCCCGCGCACGATGGGCTATGGGAGATGTGCGATCGCACGCGCGGCGACGTGCTCGCGCGAATGGCGCTCGTGCCGCGTACGCTCGAAGCGCGCGGCCTCGACGCGTCGCCGCCGATTCGCGCACGGCTGCAGCAAGCGGGCGATCACGCGTCGGCGGCGATTCTCGATGTAATCCTGCGCGACGAGATCGGCCACGTGCTGATCGGCAACCGCTGGTTCCGGTATCTGTGCGAGCTTGCGCAGCTCGATGCGCATCGGACGTATCTGCGGCTTGCCGACGAATATCGCGCGCCGAAGCTGCGCGGCCCGTTCAATTTCGACGCGCGCCGCGCCGCGGGTTTCGACGAGGCCGAACTGGCTGCGCTGGCAGGGCTCGATGTGCCGCCGGCGATGCAACCGGCGGGATCGGCAGAATCGGCGGAATCGGCGGAATCGACGGAACCCCCGGCCGGAAACTGA